One genomic segment of Panicum virgatum strain AP13 chromosome 2N, P.virgatum_v5, whole genome shotgun sequence includes these proteins:
- the LOC120658750 gene encoding subtilisin-like protease 3: MTRPRAAAASFVLVLLASAAVSLTTATAGSGREGKHGQRQQASVYMVMVKPPAQGVDCEAYQMGILAAALGSEARAKAALVYSYKAVVSGFAAKLTPAQAAALQKHPDVLQALPDVKYTLQTDSNHLN; this comes from the exons ATGAcgcgcccgcgcgccgcggcggcatcCTTCGtgctcgtcctcctcgcctccgccgccgtgtccctgaccacggccacggccggcagcggcagggAGGGCAAGCACGGCCAGCGGCAGCAGGCCAGCGTGTACATGGTGATGGTGAAGCCCCCCGCCCAGGGCGTCGACTGCGAGGCCTACCAGATGggcatcctcgccgccgcgctcggcaG CGAGGCGAGAGCCAAGGCGGCGCTGGTCTACAGCTACAAGGCCGTCGTCAGCGGGTTCGCCGCCAAGCTCACGCCGGCGCAGGCCGCCGCGTTGCAGA AGCATCCTGACGTTCTCCAGGCGCTGCCAGACGTGAAGTACACCCTTCAGACCGACAGCAACCACCTCAACTGA